The following is a genomic window from Cygnus atratus isolate AKBS03 ecotype Queensland, Australia chromosome 8, CAtr_DNAZoo_HiC_assembly, whole genome shotgun sequence.
GAGCCCGGCGGGAGCCGGCGCGGCGCCGGCGGAAGGCAGCCCGGGGAGCCGGCCGCGGCTGCCGCCGCCCGACGAGCTGTTCCGTGAGGTGTCGCAGCCGCCCGCCTTCCTCTACAACCCGCTCAACAAGCAGATCGACTGGGAGAGCCGCGTCCTCAGGGCGCCCGAGGAGGtacgggccgggccgggcggggggcccggggctgcgcggggccggATGGGtcccgccgcagccccgggcGCTGTGTTCTctccgcagcccccccgggagTTCAAGGTGTGGAGGAACAACGCCGTGCCCCCGCCGGAGGTGTACAGCCCGCCCGAGAAGaagcccccgccgccccccgccgtCGACATGGCCATAAAGTGGTCCAACATCTACGAGGACAACGGCGACGATGCGCCCCGGCAGGCCGGCAAGGCCAAGTTCTTACCGGAGGAGGAGCGGGAGCCCCCCGAGTCAGGTAGGGTGTCTGCAGGGCGGCCGGGATCCTGCCCTGCTGGTGGCCTTCGGCCCGTGTTCAGTGCCCTCCTCGTAAGGTACTGTCCTAATGCAGGGAGTCGGTGCAGAAAGCCTTGGCAAAAATTCCCTCTGTCTGCAGAAGTGTAAGGTAACTTAATAAATACATAGTTACAGAGAGATTAAGTGAAACCACAGCTTTACATACAGTACTGAGTGACTGAACTTGACAGGAGATGGTTTAAAAGCGTTAATGTCTGAAGGGTTCAGTGGTTACAACTTGCAAGTTCTTGGAGGCTTATTCAAGATGTATTATCTCCTGTCATAAACACGTAACAAGTGATGCTCTTGCACAGTTTGTAATCTGTTCCTTTCCTGTGCAGACCTGGTGTGCTTTGCACAGACACGTGCTTCAAATTCGTGTGCATAAAGAGCAGAATTGCTGGCACGTGGTTTCTGTGAGTAGCTTGTGACTGGAGCTGTTCCTGACGAATTCAGAGGAAATTCTGCTGGCCTCTTCTACATCTGCAGCTGCTCAAGGGCAGAGTAGTAACTGGCTGCAGTGATGGTAACCCagttcagtgtgtgtgtgttctggtGTTCCTGGAACCAACTGAACATGGAACCTGAACCTGGGTTCCTGAACCTGGAACCCATCAGGAATTTCTCTGATCCCCTTCCATTATCATTAGTGGAAGCAGGGAATGATTAAAAGGCATTATAGGGCAGCAGTTATGAGAGACCGAGAGGTTCAGGACTTGCTGGAATACAAAGAGGAGTGAGAGCTTCTTTTCATACTGCTGTCTCAACCCTAGATGCAGATGCATTTGAGCAGCAGgtcagattatttttatgtttgcaaaGCTTGGGGTCCAaggtggaaattaaaaaaaataaaatgcaagtgacagattactgaagaaaatacttaCTGTCCTTTTCGCTTTTGATCAGGGTACAAACATTAATGGTAATctaggaaatacagaaagaaatatttgagagaTGGaaggaatgattttatttaacaaaaataaaacaaaacaacaaactaatGGAGAAAGAGAACAGCCAATGACGAACAggagaacaaaaccagaagaagaAATTCTGGACTTCCAGAATGTACAATAATGTTTTGGTTCACCAGTTAAGTTTTCATCAAACCTTTTGCAAACaaagtttgttctttttgctttcttgcactttttcattctctacgttcctttgttattttgtctttgtcttgctttatttgttctatatgctgttatttttcctccatgctTCTTTTCTCTTAGGCTTCACCCAGAAactaaaaagataaattattaatttaccTCGACTTTACTTTCTGcttctaaaatgtatttcctaGCTTTTTATCACATCtattcaaataataattttttagaAGCAGGTACTGCACAGCATAACTACTAGCATAGCAAGGCTTTTTCTTAGTTATGCTCCATGATCTGTGGTAGTTAAAACAGCTAATCAACCCTATTCTGACCACATGTTGTCCACATTCCAAAAATGAGGATGTTGTTGGCTAATATTTCTGTGTCTCTTTTCCAGGCATCTCAGGTGTGGCTAAGTCAGTTGCTCTGGGATGAGGATGGTGTTTAAGacaaaaatactggttttgCTGACTTTGattaattctgtctttttatttaaagatgatgaaaaagacGACGAACCAGCTTCTGCTAAGAAACGTAAACTAGACTCTGGGGAGCACACAAAGAGGAAGAAGGTATAAGCAGAGTATGCTTGATTTCACTATAATGAGAATTTCAGTGAACTTGGATTCCTCTGCTGGAATGGGAAACAAATACATGTTTACGgaatttctctctcctgttgGGTGGGGAATTGTATTTCAGCAGTATGCTTGCCTTTTGGAAAGCACAAACTCAGTGGACAGTGTTGTGATAGAAACTCGGCTACTAAACAAAATTTAAAccagtttatttaaaagaggTGTCTTAAAGCATTGTGATGGGTACTTGTGCAGGTTACAGGGTTTCCTGGTATTTTGTTTATCGAGAAACCTGGTAACGTGAGCTTTTCTTGATCTATCTTTCCATTGCGTCAAAGCCTTTCATAAAGGAGCATATACTAAAAATTCTTTGAGTATTGTACTGTGATATGTTTGAATAATGCTGTTTTGGAATTTGTGTAAAGACTGTAAATAAGCCACTGGAATAAATCTACGTTTGAAAACATCTGTGGTGTAAGTATTGCACTGCATGCTTGATGAATAGGAGGGATGGATTCCGCATTGTATGCTTTTTGGTGCTGTATCTCTAATGTCTCAACAGGTTCCTCagggttttgtttgtaataAATACACAACTGCAAACCGAAACATGGACCTAAAAATGGAGTTTAACATTGGATGACTGATTTTGATGTTACATGATCTGCATCAGTGAAACATGAATCTTAAGTGATAAAAGAATCGAGGCATTTAAAGTGTTATTCCTAAAATTGAAAATAGCAACTGtgtatttacatgaaaaatattaaggcAAAGCTGTGGCAGTCTTTGCTGTCAAATTGTATCGACTTCAGTACTAACAGTAGTTAAGCTTCTTAAAGTATTACAGACAGTGCACGTTGCATTGGTGATGTGCTGCCGCATGGAGTTTTGGGTCTGTACATGGAAAAGTAACAGCAAACTTGTGGGGGAAAGGGAGGGTTACCATAGGTTTGCTGTCAACTAAAGCATCTGCACCTTGGGAAGTGTACAGTGAGATTAGGCCTACTGATTGAAATTTGGGTAATTAAACAATCAGTGTAAACActggtatattttattttcGTAATTGCTGCAAGGAGAAACCCTCCTTAATAATGATCTTGCTGAGTGCCAGGTAGAGTCAAGAGCCCTTCACAGCAGTTTATCAGCAGCAGTTTATCCTCTGCTGAAATGGAGTTTTTACTAGGTGGGGAGCCAGCACGGTGCATCTGTTCAGGAACTGCGGATATCTGCATTTTGGTCAGCTGAGGGACTATACTCGTATGCCCATACTTCATTTCTTCCTAGAATGCTAGTGTAAATTTCCCAGTATCCTAGTAATTGTGCATGAAACTTTATCTAAAAGTTACCATCTAAAGCATATCTGTTCTCTTAAAGGAATACCTGTCCCCATGCTCGTAATGCAGGTTTAGATCATCCACTTCAGATTGTCATAAGCTGCTAACGCAGCTGCTCGCTAGCTTCTGTTTGAGATCAAGTGTTTGAGCGTTGAGTACGACCTCTCTGAATGAAAAGGCTCACTgtgacctgttttttttctgtatctgctGTCCTGATGTTGCTAGCTTGAAGGTGCTAGTCCTCAGAGAATgcagtaggggaaaaaaaaaagtgtttatgcTCCTTTGTTAGCGGAAATGTATTTATACTATAATTGATGTAGAGacctaagagtaggaaataaTAACAAGCTCCCTTTGACATGCGAAAATCAGATATTAGGTCAGTTTCTCAAAGGTTCAGCTTGTGGCCAGCCAGCAAATTGCAGATTACCTTGTCTAGCAAGATACTTTTGGAGAAATCTGCCTGTTATGTACCAAAATTATTCCAGGTTTATGTGGGTTGAGTGGAAAAATTTCTTGAAATTTGAGGGATTTGACATAAGTACAGGGTTCAATGGACTGCCCCATTCAAAAAACTTCTAATAGTAATGTCTGCTACTGACATGCTACTTGAAGAGCGTTACAGCTGGAGGGTAATGTCGTTACCTCTGGAAATAGGATGCATTCCCACGATTGCCATGACCAAGGAGGCTTTTGTCCTTGCATTGTGTGCTCTGCTATTCTACGTGGCAGCTCAGGAAGCTACCATGCTAATCACGCCTTTTGTTATCAGATAATATGAAATACGTGGTATCCGGTTGTCTTGAAGCTAGCACCATCTGATACTCAGTTTCCAAGGAGAAAACCAGCATATCTAATCTGGGAGAAGAATGATTAATTGTATTATTTACACATTCAGGGAAACTCCATTGTAAGCAGTGACCATGGCAGCATCCCTATTCAGGACGCGTGGCAAAAGCAACTGTTCGTCTTTTTCTTAAGACGTCTGAAGCAAGGCTGAGAGCCTGAATGAGGTGGAGTTACCTGGGtgaactgctgctgttgctggagGGATTTTTGGTAGAGATGCTTCTGTCCAGAGAAGCTCTGGAGTTGCAGCTACTGAAGCAAGTCAGAAGTGTTCTTGGGTGTACAGAAAAGCCTAGAGGGGAGAGTGGACTGTTCCCTCTGTGTGCTTTTTGGGTGACTAGGTGGAGTGACACTGATTTACAAAACAGGAAAGTTTGGTAATGATACAGTGCTTGAGAGAAGCAGATCAGGCAAGCGTGAAGAAATGAGCAGTAAGATTTTCCCATTTGATTCAAAAGTTGAAGAGGGGAagatgagaagctgaaaagcaaagctaGCTTTGGGCAGCTCAGAATGAAAATTTGGCTACTCTGCGACAGGATCTGTGAAGTGCATAAGTGAACACTTATTAAACTTAAACTGATAGCTCAGTTCAAAAAATGTCTAGAGAACACTTTATTCCAGAGTGTCTTTCAAGAGGAGACAGTGGCAGGGAACATATATCCCTGCTTACAAATGTGGATTATTGGCTTTGAAAATTAGCCCACTATTAACTCatcatttgcattgtttttacCATGAATCAAATGTGATGATGATCATTATGtgtaacagggaaaaaaggcagtaaaaagTCCCTACAAGTTTGATTTGAATTCTCTAAAAAAATTGCCAAGAGTAGAAAAATGGTGGCTGGAAGGCAATTTATTTGCAATGAACACATGTTGCCTCCAGATGCTGGCATAATAGCAGCTACATAATGTAGCTCTCCGAGACAGGCAGGATGATCTGGAGAAGAAATATTCAAGGCAGTATAAAACTACAGCTGTTTAGGATAATGGCTTTCGTGGCAGGCAGCGTGTCCTCTGGGAAGTGCTGATGGAGAGATTGCTGCAAGGCATCCCTCTGTCAGTCTGCTTGTTCCGCTGCGAGGGCTCGATGCATGCGAACACTGTCGAAGAACTGATTCATTTACAAATGGTTTGTGATAAGCTTCAGGCTGCCAATCTGAAATTGAAGCCGGGGACATGCAGTGTGTTCCACAAAGAGTAATTTATCTTGAACCTGTAATCAGCAAAGgaggagaattttttttatcaACAGGGAGAAACAGGAGCTGTGTGGAGCTGGCTGACCCTTATTTCTCTGATGACAGGAAGCTCATTTGCTGGTTTGCTAATCTTGCAAAATCTCGGCAGAATTTGGATGAAAAGATGTAATGCTTTCAGTCACCAGCAGGATACCAtctgggttttcttttcagGCTTGAAAGGCTCTTGTGACCGTTCCTGACTTAGCTTGCTGGTTTTTCCACAACCCTTTTACTGCTGGACACAGATGCTTGTGCTTTTGGTTTGGGTGTAGGTTTGATGTGCGAATGACACGGGACTGTCTTGAAAGCATGTTTCAGGCTAATATTGCAGACAAAAAGACTTCTCAAAAAGAGGACTTGACTgggatgttttcagaaaacacctTGGCAAATGGAGACACCTTGTTAAGGAATCTAACTAACTCCGTTACTGCCAAAGGCATTTTCTGGGTGCATTGACTAAGGTCAGATTTAAAGGGTGATGCAACAAGAGGCAGAGAGTAGCTAGACGTTCTGTGGGCTTGTCAAACTTTCAAAATGGAAACAGGCAGAGAGTAGCTAGACATTCTTTGGGCTTGTTGAactttcaaaatggaaatgtaagCGGTATTTCTGTATAGCAGGTGGTTGCgaaatacagaaaattgctGAGAGAAATGCCATGCTTTTGTTGTACATGAGGCTTCCAGTGAGACGCCGGAATCtcagtgaattattttcttcttgagaCAAACCGTCTGGTAGTGGTGGACTATTTATCAGAGCTTGTGAAGTCATATAATTAGGAACCAAGAAATAGTGGGAATAACAGAGGAACAGAGATTCAACATGAGTAAGAACTAGATCACAATAGAGTCCCTGAGGTATCACAGGTCCAAGGGAGTATTCGTACGAGTGCACTGAATTTGTCGTTGATAGACATGTAGACTTAGATCAGTTGGACTTGGAGGGGGGAGTTGTGTTAGAGATTGGAATGGGTTTATGCTCTGGTTCCTTTGAACTATTTTCTTCAGGGCACCTCTGAAAAATCAGGAATTTTCAGGGAAGCCAGGACCTGTGGAGCTGGATTGACAGAAGAATGCAATGAATTCAATGAATGGAGATAAGCATTTTTGATCCTTATCGAATACTTTTATCAGTGCTCTTCATTTAGAAGATGAAGTGCTCTTCATCTTTAGAATGCTTTCATCTTGGTAGTTTCAAAAGATAAATCACACCTTTGCTCTGCTGCGGCTGTGAGCACCAACACAAGTGCTCTGTGTTGTGCTGCCTTCTGACAAGGTGAGCTTATTCCCGGGTGCAAACGTTGATTTGCCATCCCTTTGCTTAACTTCTCCAACTGTCTGTTTTGGCTGTAGATGGAttgatagaaaaagaaatacagaatggaTTAACACAGAGTAACCCCAGGAAAGTATAATGGGGAGTGAAAGCTAAACCACAGGGTTCATCAGGAGAGGATTAACATCCTCTCCTCAAAACAAACCGACCAAACAACACCCCCCGGCAGCAGGCTCCTAGTGAGAGTTATCATGAGCCTTTTAGTTGGGAAGCAAAACATGGGCCAGTTTTGTTAAACTTCTCCAACACACTGTGATAAGAGATGCTTGAGGAACCAGCCCTGGTGCTGTGAGAGACTTAGTTCATCCCTTTTGTAGGAAGGAACACTGTTACTTAATAAAGAGATAAAGaaggttcaaaaaaaaaaacaaccaaagctCTCTTGGTTAGGCTTCTGGTCTAGAGAAAGTATCCCTGTCTGGTATGATAagatttctaaaacaaatgcaCAAATCCCTTCCTTAGGATTGATAAATCCTAATGTATATTGTGAGACTAACTGAGAGCTTTATATATGTCTGAAACGTTTCAAAGACTATTAGTACTTAATGTAGCTGTAACAGGGGTGATGGCAAGAGGTTGTTTGTAAACATACCGTTTAATAGTTTGGCATCCTGATTTTTATACAAGGTCCAAGTTTGTACTTGCTGTTAGTGACTTGTAAGTGGCATGGTCTCAAAGGAGCCTTGGTGCCCACCTCTGGGATGGTCGTAAATGTGCTGTATCTCTGAGACAGCTTCAATAAGCTACGTCTTCATGATCTTTGACATTGTAATGAAATGCTGTTTACatctttcaaactgaaaatttgCAAAGTATCTGTATAGGTATGTATCCAGTAGAGGGCGCTTTCGTTCACTTAGCAGTACTACTTTATGCTGTAGAGCCTGGTTTTCTTTGGTTCAGCCTGAATTAAGTGTCTCTTGAAAGCGTGcacatctgttttgtttgctttcttgatACCTTGCTCTAGATTGTTTTTGTGCAACAAAGGCTTTTCAAACTGAAGTTATTTGGGAAATGATTTTAGCCAGGTATGTTTGTCTGCAACAAAGCAGTGAAAATCAgtatcaaaa
Proteins encoded in this region:
- the C8H1orf52 gene encoding UPF0690 protein C1orf52 homolog, which codes for MAAEGGDPLGFFAAYGSSSSDSEADEAPADESPAGAGAAPAEGSPGSRPRLPPPDELFREVSQPPAFLYNPLNKQIDWESRVLRAPEEPPREFKVWRNNAVPPPEVYSPPEKKPPPPPAVDMAIKWSNIYEDNGDDAPRQAGKAKFLPEEEREPPESDDEKDDEPASAKKRKLDSGEHTKRKKV